The Rhabdothermincola sediminis genomic sequence GGGCCGGGCAAGGCATCCCGAGCCATGCCGCGGCGCCCGCGTGAGCGGGGGCTGGGCGGTGAGCAGGTCGAGGGTCGCCAGGCGGTGCGCGAGCTGCTCGTGGCCGGGCGTCGTCGAGTGCGCGAGGTGCTCGTCGCGGCCGACGTCGAGGACCTCCGGCCCCTGCAGGACCTCGCGGACCTGGCCATGGCGGAGGGCATACCCGTGCGTGAGATCTCCCGCCGCCGGTTGGCCGCCGAAGCCCGTACCGAGGCCCCCCAGGGCGTCATCGCCCGCGCCGCACCCCTCGCCGAGGTCGACCTCGACGAGCTGGCGGTGCCGACCGCCGGCCGAACGCCGTTCCTGGTCGCGGTCGACGGGGTGACCGACCCCGGCAACCTCGGTGCGCTGCTCCGCTCCGCGGAGTGCGCCGGGGCTACCGGCGTGGTGTTGCCCCGGCATCGGGCGGTCCACATCACCCCCATGGTGACCAAGGCGGCCGCCGGGGCGGTTGAGCACCTCTCCATGGCGCTCGTCGGGGGGCTGCCGGCCGCCATCCTGCGGCTGCGCGAGCTGGGGGTGTGGGTGCTCGGGCTCGATGCGGCGGGTGATCGACCGCTGTTCGAGCTGCCCATCCGCGACGAACCGGTGTGCCTGGTCCTCGGGGCGGAAGGCGCCGGTCTGTCCCGCCTCGTCCGCCAGCGCTGCGACCTGGTCGTGCGCATCCCCCTGCTCGGGAACCTGGCCTCGCTCAACGTGGCCGCGGCCGGCACGCTCGCCTGCTACGAGGTGGCCCGCCGGCGACTCGCGACCGGCTGAGCCATCACGGACGCGAAGATGGCTCATCGGCATCCGTCGAACGAGGGAGTGTGCTGGTGAGCAAGATCCGGGTCGTCCTGGCGAGTGGGCTGCTCGCCTGCCTACTCGGGGCGTGCGCGTCGGGATCCGGGTCCGAGGACCAGCAGGCGAGCCAGCCACCTTCCCCCACCCCCCCCTCGTCCACGGGCGACACCTGCTCCGACCCCGCGAACGACCTCGCGCTGGACCCGGGGATGGAGACCGGCACCGGCGGGCTGGAAGGGATCGACCTCACCACGGCATCCGCCACCCTCGAGGGCGACCAGCTCGTGGTGCGCTTCGTCACCAACGGTGACATCGCTGCCGTGCCCTCACCGACGTTCGTGGTGGCGCAGGGCGACCCGTTCGGCCCGTTCAGCTTCGAGCTGCGGGCTTCTCGCGACGACACGACCTCCACCTGGACGGTCACCCTGATCACCTGGTCGCAGCGGGAGGAACGGCGACCGATCCCCACCGACACCACCGTGGCCGCCGACACGCTCTCGTTCCGGGTGCCCGCCGAGTCGTTGCCGCCGATCGCGAACTACCTGTCCTTCGGGGCCACCGCCAAGGTCGGCGACGAGCTGGCGGCGGACGATTGCTCGAACCTCTTCCCCACCACGACCGGCGGATGATGCCGGATGTTGCCGGCCGGTCAGCGGCTGAGGATGACCACCGACGCGTTGGCGCCCCGCCCGACCGTGTGGGCCAGCGCGACACGGGCGCCGTCCACCTGGTTGGCGGCTCGACCACGGAGCTGGAGGGTGAGCTCCACCACCTGCCCCAGCGCGGACGCCCCCAGCGGTTCGCCCTTGGAGAGCAGGCCGCCGCTGGGGTTCACCGGCCGGCGACCGCCGAGGTGCACCTCCCCCGAGGCCAGCAGCGATCCCGCCTCGCCCGGGGCGCACAGGCGGAGCTCCTCGTACGCGAGCAGCTCGCGGGCCGCATCGGTGTCCTGGCATTCGACGACGTCGATCTCGTCGGGTCCGACACCGCTCTCCTCGTGAGCCGCATCTGCGGCCAGCGTGGTCGGCGAGGGGATGTCCCGGTCGTCGATCAGGCCGGCCAGCGGTGTCGCCTCCCCCAGCACGTTGCCCGGCAGGTGCGACCGCAGCGTGGCGGCGCGCACCACAACCCGAGAGCGGTGGGCCGAGACGCCCTCGGCACGTCGCAGCACGACCGCCGCCGCACCCTCGTTGGGTGAGCAGAGCATCCAGAGGTGCAGCGGCTCGCATACCACCCGCGACCCGAGCACCTCTCGGGCCGTGACCGGGGTGCGGAACATCGCGTCGGGGTTGGCTGCCCCGTTCGCCCGGTTCTTCACCACCACCGCCGCCAGATCCTCCTTGGTGAGCGCGGACTCGCGCATCAACCGCTGGGCCCGCAGCGCGAAGTAGGCGGGCGTCGCGGCCAACCCAACTTCTTCGCGCCACGGTTCGAAGAACGTCGAGCGGATGATGCCCTTGGGCATCTTCTCGATCCCGAACACGAGGACCGTCTCGTACTGCCCGGCTCGGATGGCGCCGTCGGCGAGCATCAGCGCGGCCGCCCCCGACGCGCACCCGGCCTCGACGTCGACGATGGGGCACCCGGTGAGGGCGAGGGCGGCGAGCACCTTGTGACCGGCGGCGACCCCCGCGTACGCGGTGCCGCAGAACGCGGCCTGGAACGCAGGGCGCGCCGTGATGCCGGCGTCGTTGAGCGCGGCCCGCACGGCGTGGATACCGAGCTCGGTGACGGATCGGTCGGGGAAGCGGCCGAAAGGATGCAGGCCCACGCCTGCGATCTCGACCACCGGCTCGCCCATCAGCGCGCCTCCTGGTGACCGGCGGGGGCGAAGGCCCACGACACGACCCTCGCCCCGCTCTCCTCGTCGGTGTGCACCACGTCGACGACCAACTCGACGGGTTGGCCATGGTGGAGCTGGTCCGGGTCGGCCACCGCGACTCGGGTGACGACGCGGATGCCGTCGGCGGGTAGTTCGACCACGCCGAAGCCGAACGGCACCGGCCCCCGGTAGCCGGGCGGTGCGGCGGTGACCGCAGTCCAGCCCCACAGCGTGCCGGTCCGCGAGAGGTGCACCGTGTCGGTCTGCTCGTTGCCACACCAGGAGCAGGTGGACGATGGCGGGAACGACCGCCTCGCGCAGGATCGGCAGTACGTGCCCACGAGGGCCGGGCGCCCGTCACCGGCGTCGAGCAGGAAGAACTCCGGTTGTATGGAGACCTCGGTCAATCCAGCTCCCTGACGTCGATGTCAGGCAGAGCGTAGTGGCGTGTCGCCGATCAGCCCTCGAGCCGGCTGGTCTGCCGCCGGTGGAGCCCGAGGTCGGATTCGAACCGACGACCTGCTGTTTACAAGACAGCTGCTCTGACCAACTGAGCTACTCGGGCACGGGCGTCGATCGTACCGGGCCGAGGGTTCTTGCAATCGAGGTCCTCGGAGGGAAGGATCGGCGGAATGGAACTCACCGATCGCGACCGGGCCATCCTCGACTTCGAACGATCCTGGTGGTCGGAGTCGGGTCCGAAGGAAGCCCTGATCCGTGAGAAGTTCGAGCTGTCGGCGACCCGCTACTACCAGATCCTCAACGAGCTGCTCGAGTCCGATGCCGCATACGACTACGACCCGCTCGTCGTGCGCCGGCTCCGCCGGCTCCGCGATCGCCGCCGCCGGGCCCGCCACGAGGGTTACCAGGCGAGCGAGCCGCCAGGGCGGTGACGGTGCCTGGAGGCTCCGCCTCCCCTCCGCCGGCCGATGACGATGCCCGAGCCACCACGGTCGGCGCGGTGCTCATCGGGGTGGCGGTGCTCATCGGGTTCCTGCTGCTGCTCAAGGGACTCGACCAGGAAGGTGGGGTGATCGAGACCGGTTCTCCCGCTCGGGACACGACCACCACCACCTCGACGGTTCCCCTCCCCGACCAGACCACCACGACGGTGGCGGCGCGAGCACCCTCCGAGGTCAAGGTGCTCGTCGCCAACGCCTCGGGGGCCACCGGTGTGGCCGGGGCGAACAAGGAGAAGCTCGTCGCGGCTGGCTACACGTCGGTGGAGACCGCGAACGCGCCCAGCCAATCCACGAGCGTCGTGTACTTCGCTCCGGACTGGCAGATCGAGGCGGAGGCCGTCGCCCGTGCCCTGGGTCTCGGTGCCGGTTCGGTGAGCGCCATGCCGGCGTCGCCCCCGGTAACCCTCAACGGTGCGACGGTCCTCGTCGTCATCGGGTCCGACAAGGCCTGATCGTGCGCCACGAGGCACCGGCCCCGTCACGGATCCTCGTACCGGCATCAGTATCCTTCATTCGTGTGAGCGCCGGTGGCGTGCCGATCGAGGCCCTCGAGCCCCTGGTCCGCAACCCGGCCACCGCGGGCATCTTCATGGACTTCGACGGCACGCTGTCGGAGATCGTCAGCGAGCCCGACGAGGCCATCCCGCTGGCCGGCGCCGTCGAGGTGCTGGACGAGCTGGCATCGGTCTACGGCCGAGTCGGCATCCTGTCCGGGCGCCCGGTGTCGTTCCTCGAGCAGTTCTTCCCCCGCTCCGTGCTGTTGGCCGGCCTCTACGGGCTGGAGACCGTCTACGGCGGCGAGCGCCGCGACCACCCGCTCGGGGGCGCGTGGCGGGAGGTCATCGACGACGTGGCCGCCATCGCCCGAGCGCGGGGCCCGGCCGGGATGAAGGTGGAGTCGAAGGGCCTCTCACTCACCCTGCACTACCGCACCCGCCCCCGGCTGGCCCCCAAGGTGCGAGCCTTCGCCGAGCAGCAGGCGTTGCGCTCCGGACTGGAGTGCCGCCCGGCGCGCATGTCCTACGAGCTGCACCCCCCGATCCCCGCCGACAAGGGCACGGCACTGCTGGAGCTGGCCGAGGGCCTCGAAGCCGTGTGCTTCATCGGCGACGACTTGGGTGATCTCCATGCCTTCGACGCGCTGGACACGCTCGCCAAGGAAGGGCAGTACACCTTGCGCGTCGCGGTGCACAGCAACGAGGAGGCCACCGAACTGATCGACCGTGCCGACGCGGTGGTCGACAGCCCCAAGGCCGTGCTCGAGCTGGCGGAGTACCTGCGGGACTCAGCCCGCCGCTGACACCAGATCCCCGAGCCAGTCCGCCGGGGTGCGTGCCCCCGCCCGCCGCCGGAGCTCGGCCGATCGGTCGCGACGATCCTCAGGGGTGGCTGCGAGTGCTTCGGCCAGCGCGTCGGCAGTCGCCGACACGTCGAACGGGTTGACCCCCCGGGCTGTGCCGGCCAGCTCGTCCCACACCCCCGCTTCGGTGCTCAGCACCACCAGTCCGTCACGCTCGTTGACCAAGGGCCCCTCCTTGGCCACCAGGTTCAAACCGTCGCGGATGGGGTTGACGAGCAGAACGTCGTAGCGGCGGAGCGCGGCGACCGACCGGGGGAAGTCATCGGAGGTATCCAGCCACACCGGCTGCCAGCCTGGTGTGGCCCACTTGGCGTTGAGGGCGCTGACCGCGGCTTCGACCTCCGAGCGGTACGCGACGTACTCGGGCAGCGCCTCGCGGGAGGGATAGCAGAACGCACCGAAGATGACCTGCTCGCGGAGGGCCGGGTGCCGGTCGAGGAGCTCGTCGAACGCCTCGAAGCCCCGCAACAGGTTCTTCGAGGGCTCCATGCGGTCGACGCGCACCACCAACCGGCGGTTCCCCACCAGCTCGTCAAGCTCACGGAGCGCGTCCTGACAGCGTCCGGAGGCGGCGACCCCGCGGATGTCGTCGGGATCGGG encodes the following:
- the rlmB gene encoding 23S rRNA (guanosine(2251)-2'-O)-methyltransferase RlmB — encoded protein: MPRRPRERGLGGEQVEGRQAVRELLVAGRRRVREVLVAADVEDLRPLQDLADLAMAEGIPVREISRRRLAAEARTEAPQGVIARAAPLAEVDLDELAVPTAGRTPFLVAVDGVTDPGNLGALLRSAECAGATGVVLPRHRAVHITPMVTKAAAGAVEHLSMALVGGLPAAILRLRELGVWVLGLDAAGDRPLFELPIRDEPVCLVLGAEGAGLSRLVRQRCDLVVRIPLLGNLASLNVAAAGTLACYEVARRRLATG
- a CDS encoding thiolase family protein; translation: MGEPVVEIAGVGLHPFGRFPDRSVTELGIHAVRAALNDAGITARPAFQAAFCGTAYAGVAAGHKVLAALALTGCPIVDVEAGCASGAAALMLADGAIRAGQYETVLVFGIEKMPKGIIRSTFFEPWREEVGLAATPAYFALRAQRLMRESALTKEDLAAVVVKNRANGAANPDAMFRTPVTAREVLGSRVVCEPLHLWMLCSPNEGAAAVVLRRAEGVSAHRSRVVVRAATLRSHLPGNVLGEATPLAGLIDDRDIPSPTTLAADAAHEESGVGPDEIDVVECQDTDAARELLAYEELRLCAPGEAGSLLASGEVHLGGRRPVNPSGGLLSKGEPLGASALGQVVELTLQLRGRAANQVDGARVALAHTVGRGANASVVILSR
- a CDS encoding Zn-ribbon domain-containing OB-fold protein — its product is MTEVSIQPEFFLLDAGDGRPALVGTYCRSCARRSFPPSSTCSWCGNEQTDTVHLSRTGTLWGWTAVTAAPPGYRGPVPFGFGVVELPADGIRVVTRVAVADPDQLHHGQPVELVVDVVHTDEESGARVVSWAFAPAGHQEAR
- a CDS encoding DUF3263 domain-containing protein, encoding MELTDRDRAILDFERSWWSESGPKEALIREKFELSATRYYQILNELLESDAAYDYDPLVVRRLRRLRDRRRRARHEGYQASEPPGR
- a CDS encoding LytR C-terminal domain-containing protein, producing the protein MTVPGGSASPPPADDDARATTVGAVLIGVAVLIGFLLLLKGLDQEGGVIETGSPARDTTTTTSTVPLPDQTTTTVAARAPSEVKVLVANASGATGVAGANKEKLVAAGYTSVETANAPSQSTSVVYFAPDWQIEAEAVARALGLGAGSVSAMPASPPVTLNGATVLVVIGSDKA
- the otsB gene encoding trehalose-phosphatase, translated to MSAGGVPIEALEPLVRNPATAGIFMDFDGTLSEIVSEPDEAIPLAGAVEVLDELASVYGRVGILSGRPVSFLEQFFPRSVLLAGLYGLETVYGGERRDHPLGGAWREVIDDVAAIARARGPAGMKVESKGLSLTLHYRTRPRLAPKVRAFAEQQALRSGLECRPARMSYELHPPIPADKGTALLELAEGLEAVCFIGDDLGDLHAFDALDTLAKEGQYTLRVAVHSNEEATELIDRADAVVDSPKAVLELAEYLRDSARR